One genomic segment of Xyrauchen texanus isolate HMW12.3.18 chromosome 5, RBS_HiC_50CHRs, whole genome shotgun sequence includes these proteins:
- the eif3f gene encoding eukaryotic translation initiation factor 3 subunit F, translated as MAVYGPVVKIHPVVLASIADSYERRNEGASRVIGTLLGTVDKHSVEVTNCFSVPHNESEDEVAVDMEFAKNMYELHKKVSPSELIIGWYATGYDITEHSVLIHEYYSREAPNPIHLTVDTALQSNKMNIRAYVSSQMGVPSKTVGVMFTPLTVKYIYYDTERIGVDLLQRTRASPNRTNGLTTDLVQVGSAAGRIQEMLSTVLSYIEDVMSGKVMADNSVGRYLMDLVNKVPKITAEDFESMLNSNINDLLMVTYLANLTQAQIALNEKLIIL; from the exons ATGGCGGTGTACGGCCCAGTCGTGAAAATCCACCCGGTGGTTCTAGCATCGATTGCGGACTCTTACGAACGTAGGAATGAGGGAGCTAGTCGCGTGATCGGGACATTATTAG GAACTGTAGACAAGCATTCAGTAGAAGTCACCAACTGCTTCTCTGTTCCTCACAATGAGTCTGAGGATGAG GTGGCTGTGGACATGGAGTTTGCCAAGAACATGTATGAGCTTCATAAAAAGGTTTCACCCAGTGAACTCATTATTGGATG GTATGCCACAGGatatgacatcacagagcactCTGTTCTGATTCATGAGTATTACAGCCGAGAGGCTCCAAACCCCATTCACCTCACAGTGGACACAGCCCTTCAGAGCAACAAAATGAACATCCGTGCCTACGTCAG TTCACAGATGGGTGTCCCGAGCAAGACAGTTGGCGTCATGTTCACCCCACTAACAGTCAAGTACATCTACTATGACACAGAGCGCATTGGAG TTGACCTTCTACAAAGGACTCGAGCATCTCCCAACCGCACAAACGGGCTGACAACAGACCTGGTACAGGTGGGCAGTGCAGCAGGACGCATACAGGAAATGCTTTCTACAGTGCTCTCATATATAGAGGATGTAATG TCTGGTAAAGTGATGGCAGATAACAGCGTTGGTCGTTACCTGATGGATCTGGTGAACAAAGTGCCCAAAATCACGGCAGAAGATTTTGAGAGCATGCTTAACTCAAACATTAAT GATCTGTTGATGGTGACCTACCTGGCGAATCTCACTCAAGCTCAGATTGCGCTTAACGAGAAACTAATTATTCTTTAA